The following are encoded together in the Flavobacterium sp. TR2 genome:
- a CDS encoding cell wall anchor protein codes for MEQFAYPTLTAFFGALITWLFSKRKNLAENRAAELDNAVTAVKYYREMLDDMATRLTAAYDTIKHMEIQHKELMLINQQLVDELQKFKQLNGKTHDTTK; via the coding sequence ATGGAACAATTTGCATACCCAACTCTGACCGCATTTTTTGGAGCATTAATTACTTGGCTGTTTTCTAAAAGAAAAAACCTAGCGGAAAATAGAGCCGCTGAACTTGATAACGCCGTAACGGCTGTAAAATATTATCGGGAAATGCTCGACGATATGGCTACAAGACTGACCGCAGCTTATGATACTATCAAGCACATGGAAATCCAGCATAAGGAATTGATGCTTATAAATCAGCAGTTAGTTGATGAGCTGCAAAAGTTCAAACAATTAAACGGAAAGACCCATGACACTACGAAATAA